One segment of Pseudomonas sp. FP2196 DNA contains the following:
- the pcaF gene encoding 3-oxoadipyl-CoA thiolase, with product MNDALIIDAVRTPIGRYAGALSSVRADDLGAVPLRELLRRHPQVDWSQVDDVIYGCANQAGEDNRNVARMSALLAGLPVSVPGTTLNRLCGSGLDAIGTAARAIRSGEAGLMLVGGVESMSRAPLVMGKAETAFSRSAELFDTTIGWRFVNPLMKKAYGIDSMPETAENVAEQFNISRADQDAFALRSQQRASAAQANGRLAKEIVAVEIAQRKGPATVVEHDEHPRGDTTLEQLQKLGTPFREGGSITAGNASGVNDGACALLLTNAQTAQRYGLKARGRVVAMATAGVEPRIMGIGPVPATRKVLELANLSLADMDVIELNEAFAAQGLAVLRELGLGDDDPRVNPNGGAIALGHPLGMSGARLVTTALHELEERRGRYALCTMCIGVGQGIALVIERLSE from the coding sequence ATGAATGACGCTCTGATCATCGACGCCGTCCGCACCCCCATCGGGCGCTACGCCGGAGCCTTGAGCAGCGTGCGCGCCGACGACCTCGGTGCCGTGCCGTTGCGTGAATTGCTGCGCCGCCACCCGCAAGTGGACTGGAGCCAGGTCGACGACGTGATCTACGGCTGCGCCAATCAGGCCGGCGAAGACAACCGCAATGTCGCGCGTATGTCAGCACTGTTGGCCGGGCTGCCGGTCAGCGTGCCGGGCACCACGCTCAACCGTTTGTGTGGCTCCGGTCTGGACGCCATCGGCACTGCCGCGCGGGCGATTCGCAGCGGTGAAGCCGGATTGATGCTGGTCGGCGGTGTCGAGTCGATGTCCCGCGCGCCGTTGGTGATGGGCAAGGCTGAAACTGCGTTTTCGCGTTCGGCGGAACTGTTCGATACCACCATCGGCTGGCGTTTCGTCAATCCCTTGATGAAGAAAGCCTACGGCATCGACTCAATGCCGGAGACCGCCGAAAACGTCGCCGAACAGTTCAACATCTCCCGCGCCGATCAGGACGCCTTTGCCCTGCGCAGCCAGCAACGTGCTTCGGCGGCGCAGGCCAATGGACGTCTGGCCAAAGAGATCGTCGCCGTGGAAATCGCGCAGCGCAAAGGCCCGGCCACAGTGGTCGAGCACGACGAGCACCCGCGCGGCGACACCACGCTGGAACAACTGCAAAAACTCGGAACACCGTTTCGCGAGGGCGGTAGCATCACCGCCGGCAACGCGTCAGGGGTCAACGACGGCGCCTGCGCCCTACTGTTGACCAACGCACAGACCGCGCAGCGCTACGGCTTGAAGGCCCGTGGCCGTGTGGTCGCGATGGCCACCGCCGGTGTCGAGCCACGAATCATGGGCATCGGCCCGGTACCCGCCACGCGCAAGGTGCTGGAATTGGCCAACCTGAGCCTGGCCGACATGGACGTTATCGAACTCAATGAAGCCTTCGCCGCCCAAGGCCTGGCGGTGCTGCGCGAGCTGGGTCTGGGCGACGACGATCCGCGCGTCAACCCGAACGGCGGCGCCATAGCCCTCGGCCATCCGTTGGGCATGAGCGGCGCACGGCTGGTCACTACCGCCCTGCATGAACTGGAAGAGCGCCGTGGCCGTTATGCGCTTTGCACCATGTGCATCGGCGTCGGCCAGGGCATTGCGTTGGTAATCGAACGCTTGTCCGAATAA
- the paaI gene encoding hydroxyphenylacetyl-CoA thioesterase PaaI, whose protein sequence is MTSLEAMSLASRCAQTMFERDAATQGLGIRLISAAPGSCTLGMGVRADMIQGHGTCHGGFLFALADSAFAFACNSYNDATVAIGCSIDYIAPARLSDTLTARCTEQSRSGRTGNYDVRIENQQGQLIALFHGKSYKVRGTVLAQETPHE, encoded by the coding sequence ATGACCAGCCTTGAAGCCATGAGCCTCGCCAGTCGCTGCGCGCAAACGATGTTTGAGCGTGATGCCGCCACCCAGGGCCTGGGCATCCGCCTGATCAGCGCCGCGCCCGGCAGTTGCACCCTCGGCATGGGCGTGCGCGCCGACATGATCCAGGGCCATGGCACCTGCCACGGCGGCTTTCTGTTCGCCCTCGCAGACTCCGCATTCGCCTTTGCCTGTAACAGCTACAACGACGCCACCGTGGCGATCGGTTGCAGCATCGATTACATCGCCCCTGCCCGCTTGAGCGACACCCTGACAGCACGCTGCACCGAACAATCGCGCTCGGGCCGCACCGGCAATTACGACGTACGCATTGAAAACCAGCAGGGCCAGTTGATCGCCCTGTTCCACGGCAAATCCTACAAAGTGCGCGGCACGGTGCTGGCGCAGGAGACTCCCCATGAATGA
- the paaH gene encoding 3-hydroxyacyl-CoA dehydrogenase PaaH translates to MNALNRNAQIAVIGAGAMGAGIAQVAAQAGHPVLLLDNRPGAAAQAIDGIDRQLGKRVEKGKLATTERAAIIARLQAVEAIEALADCTLIIEAIVENLEVKRALFAQLESLCGEHCILASNTSSLSITRIAASLKRPERLLGLHFFNPAPVMPLVEIVSGLASDPGLAGTLFDTAKAWGKQPVHTRSTPGFIVNRVARPFYAESLRLLQEGAADCATLDALMRDAGGFAMGAFELTDLIGHDVNYAVTCSVFDAYYGDTRFQPSLIQQELVDAGRFGRKSGRGFYDYSEGAQRPDAQSTSSDAPVDNCVVEGDLGALSGLIPRLKTNVIQRDGSGLLRVGDAILALSDGRMASQRAKEDGLRNLILIDLAFDYATAKRIAISCSVDISDSARDQGIALLQRAGLQVSLLSDTPGMAVLRTVAMLANEAADTVLHDVASAADIDLAMRAGVNYPQGPLAWADRIGLALINRVLDNLQASYGEERYRPSLLLRRKVAEGSTFHDQP, encoded by the coding sequence ATGAACGCTCTCAACCGCAACGCCCAAATCGCCGTGATCGGCGCCGGTGCGATGGGCGCCGGCATCGCTCAGGTCGCCGCGCAGGCCGGGCATCCGGTGCTGCTGCTGGACAACCGCCCCGGCGCCGCCGCACAAGCCATCGATGGCATCGACCGGCAACTCGGCAAACGCGTCGAGAAAGGCAAACTTGCCACCACCGAGCGCGCCGCGATCATTGCTCGTTTACAAGCAGTCGAGGCCATCGAAGCGCTGGCCGACTGCACGCTGATCATCGAAGCGATTGTCGAAAACCTTGAGGTCAAACGCGCACTCTTCGCTCAGTTGGAAAGCCTGTGCGGCGAACACTGCATCCTCGCCAGCAACACCTCTTCGCTGTCGATCACGCGCATAGCCGCCAGCCTGAAACGCCCTGAACGCTTGCTCGGCCTGCACTTTTTCAACCCAGCGCCGGTGATGCCGCTGGTGGAAATCGTCTCTGGCCTGGCCAGCGATCCCGGCCTCGCCGGCACCTTGTTCGACACGGCAAAAGCCTGGGGCAAACAACCGGTACACACACGCTCGACGCCGGGTTTTATCGTCAACCGCGTGGCCCGTCCGTTCTATGCCGAGAGCCTGCGCCTGTTGCAGGAAGGCGCCGCCGATTGCGCCACCCTCGATGCCTTGATGCGTGATGCCGGCGGCTTCGCCATGGGCGCGTTCGAACTCACCGACCTGATCGGCCACGATGTGAACTACGCGGTGACCTGCTCGGTGTTCGACGCCTATTACGGCGACACCCGGTTCCAGCCGTCGCTGATCCAGCAAGAACTGGTGGATGCCGGACGCTTCGGGCGTAAAAGCGGTCGTGGTTTCTATGATTACAGCGAGGGTGCGCAGCGTCCCGACGCGCAATCCACAAGCAGCGATGCGCCGGTCGACAACTGCGTAGTGGAAGGCGACTTGGGCGCCCTGAGCGGCTTGATCCCGCGCCTGAAAACCAATGTCATCCAGCGTGACGGCAGCGGCTTGCTGAGAGTCGGCGATGCCATTCTGGCCCTGAGCGACGGCCGCATGGCCAGTCAACGCGCCAAGGAAGACGGCCTGCGCAACCTGATCCTGATTGATCTGGCCTTTGATTACGCCACCGCCAAACGCATCGCCATCAGTTGCTCAGTGGACATCAGCGACAGCGCTCGCGATCAAGGCATCGCCCTGCTGCAACGCGCCGGCCTGCAAGTCAGCCTGCTCAGCGACACGCCGGGGATGGCCGTGTTGCGCACGGTCGCCATGCTCGCCAACGAAGCTGCCGACACCGTGCTGCACGACGTCGCCTCAGCGGCGGATATCGATCTGGCGATGCGTGCCGGGGTCAATTATCCGCAAGGCCCACTGGCCTGGGCTGACCGAATCGGGCTGGCACTCATCAACCGCGTCCTCGACAACCTGCAAGCCAGTTACGGTGAAGAACGCTACCGGCCATCGCTGCTGTTACGCCGCAAAGTGGCCGAAGGGAGCACATTTCATGACCAGCCTTGA
- the paaG gene encoding 2-(1,2-epoxy-1,2-dihydrophenyl)acetyl-CoA isomerase PaaG, producing the protein MHCEHILFSIEAGVALLSLNRPEQLNSFNTAMHLEVKEALKQVRQNPEVRVLLLTGEGRGFCAGQDLSDRNVAPGSEAPDLGVSIETFYNPLIRQLRDLPMPVICAVNGVAAGAGANIPLACDLVLAARSASFIQAFCKIGLIPDSGGTWTLPRLVGMARAKALALLGNRLSAEQAEQWGLIYRCVDDVQLRDEALTLARHLATQPTYGLALIKRSLNFSLSNTFDEQLELERDLQRLAGRSEDYREGVSAFMEKRTPAFKGR; encoded by the coding sequence ATGCACTGCGAACACATCCTGTTTTCCATCGAGGCCGGCGTCGCCCTGCTCAGCCTCAACCGGCCCGAGCAGCTCAACAGCTTCAACACCGCCATGCATCTGGAAGTCAAAGAAGCGCTGAAGCAGGTGCGGCAGAACCCTGAAGTGCGCGTGCTGCTACTGACCGGCGAAGGTCGCGGCTTCTGTGCCGGGCAAGACCTGAGCGACCGCAATGTGGCGCCGGGCAGTGAGGCGCCGGATCTGGGCGTGTCCATCGAGACCTTCTATAACCCGCTGATTCGCCAGTTGCGTGATCTGCCGATGCCGGTGATTTGCGCGGTCAACGGCGTGGCTGCCGGGGCCGGGGCGAACATTCCGCTGGCCTGCGATCTGGTGCTGGCGGCGCGCTCAGCGAGTTTTATCCAGGCGTTCTGCAAAATCGGTCTGATCCCGGATTCCGGCGGCACCTGGACGCTGCCACGACTGGTCGGCATGGCCCGCGCCAAGGCCTTGGCCCTGCTGGGCAATCGCCTGAGCGCCGAGCAGGCCGAGCAATGGGGTTTGATTTATCGCTGTGTCGACGATGTCCAGTTGCGCGACGAAGCCCTGACCCTCGCCCGTCATCTGGCCACGCAACCGACTTACGGTCTGGCGCTGATCAAACGTAGCCTCAATTTCAGCCTCAGCAATACCTTCGACGAACAGCTGGAACTTGAGCGCGATCTGCAACGCCTGGCCGGGCGCAGCGAGGACTATCGCGAAGGCGTCAGCGCATTCATGGAAAAACGCACGCCTGCGTTCAAGGGTCGCTGA
- the paaF gene encoding 2,3-dehydroadipyl-CoA hydratase PaaF produces the protein MPQTLAVEQLQAVRLITLQRPQALNALNTELLSELAAELCAAEADPDTRAVVITGSRKAFAAGADIKEMAERDLVGILNDPRQASWQTVTRFSKPLIAAVNGFALGGGCELAMHADILIAGEDARFGQPEINLGIMPGAGGTQRLLRAVGKSLAMQMVLTGDAIDARHALRAGLVSEVTQPEFTVERALQIAHAIAAKAPLAVRLAKEALLKAMDTDLASGLRFERHAFTLLAGTADRDEGIRAFQDKRAPQFRGQ, from the coding sequence ATGCCTCAAACCCTGGCCGTCGAACAGCTGCAAGCTGTGCGCCTGATCACCCTGCAACGTCCGCAGGCCTTGAACGCCCTCAATACCGAACTGCTCAGTGAGCTGGCCGCCGAGCTCTGCGCCGCTGAGGCCGACCCGGACACCCGCGCCGTAGTCATTACCGGCAGCCGCAAAGCCTTCGCCGCCGGCGCTGACATCAAGGAGATGGCCGAGCGCGATCTGGTCGGCATCCTCAACGACCCGCGTCAGGCCTCATGGCAAACCGTCACCCGTTTCAGCAAACCCTTGATTGCTGCCGTCAACGGCTTCGCCCTCGGCGGCGGCTGCGAGTTGGCAATGCACGCCGACATCCTGATTGCCGGCGAAGACGCGCGTTTCGGCCAGCCGGAAATCAACCTCGGGATCATGCCCGGCGCTGGCGGCACCCAACGCTTGTTGCGCGCGGTCGGCAAGTCCCTGGCGATGCAAATGGTCCTCACCGGCGACGCCATCGACGCCCGCCACGCCCTGCGCGCCGGCCTGGTCAGCGAAGTCACCCAACCAGAATTCACCGTCGAACGCGCCCTGCAGATCGCCCACGCCATCGCCGCCAAGGCACCGCTGGCCGTGCGCCTGGCCAAGGAAGCGCTGCTCAAGGCGATGGACACCGATCTGGCCAGCGGCCTGCGTTTCGAGCGCCATGCCTTCACGTTGCTGGCCGGCACTGCCGATCGCGATGAAGGCATCCGCGCCTTTCAGGACAAACGTGCGCCGCAGTTTCGCGGCCAGTAA